A region of Sulfurimonas sp. DNA encodes the following proteins:
- a CDS encoding efflux RND transporter permease subunit, protein MFERVLNFFIDNYKINYILFFLLFGVGIFAYTQIPKEISPTIEPNSVTIRGSYSGASVDTLNKMAVQEIEEEVKNIVGVESVTSVVSPGRFSIILELVKGAEKTEVITKVEDGISLIRENLPSDMDEPVIRGVAHSRSIMHVSMISHEIHRNQLKALSKKFKSRLLSIENVSDVTIFGDSELFYEVLIDEKKVNAYNISLDEVLRVFSEVSYIFPLGKIENLKQQYYISAHNDKRQSYELESTILNIDNQRIELKDIAKITKRYEDASTLASMNGNNSITLAVSQNPKGDAVKIAEDIKTLISKMKVKGVNFDVRMDKSTVIKDRLNIVISNILLGVILITVLTAILINIRIAFIIALGIPTSFVMGAIYFYFTGHSINVNSLVGVLIAIGIIVDDAIVVSENIQQYIEKGYSPREAAFLGTKEMAKPVTIASITTLFSFIPLLMLSGRLGEIIQLIPIAFSALVIASLIESFIFLPIHASHTLSAKSRTLSWDRVNALYLRVLIQLVKYQKTFLLTFVIIVPTLIYYGIKSSKYQMFQPFDSSSINITFKAKPTTTLEESLEIIQTLEKSILKEKDRFFLKHVSSTAGYRRSATGSAEMYPYVGYISLELHKMEPSNFVDKYITPYLSFYYDPTDRVRDKSSQAISKDLRTWLKEQKYKKSFNLSNLMVVERKMGHTKADIRIGIISEDYQKAIKTIREIENSFSKIDGIKYFGDNVKTGLDEIKIKLNSYGEDLGITESSLGKYISGLYLTRKVGTIFDGNELVDVKVKSFNIEDDLESFKRLEIPLKDGVFVKLKDICEFEKVESLERLVKDDGETNFYVFANVNPSIVTATEVLQMISPTIKKLKEVKGIKLKFKGEREQKRVMQTEMILASGLAVILIFISILYLFNSIRETMIVMSVIPFSLLGVYAGHFIMGLNISLPSLIGALGLAGVIVNDGIIMMATIKKAKTKDDIFLLAPRRLRPIMLTSITTIIGLSSLIFFATAQAVTFQPLAVTIGFGLLWGTILNLFYLPTMYNFFHKYRADS, encoded by the coding sequence GTAAAGGGTGCAGAAAAAACAGAAGTTATCACAAAAGTTGAAGATGGCATATCTTTAATAAGAGAAAACCTTCCAAGTGATATGGATGAACCTGTAATAAGAGGAGTTGCACACTCAAGAAGTATCATGCATGTATCTATGATATCTCACGAAATACATAGAAACCAACTAAAAGCACTCTCAAAAAAGTTTAAAAGCAGACTTCTTTCAATCGAAAATGTTTCAGATGTAACTATATTCGGAGATTCTGAACTCTTTTATGAAGTGTTAATAGATGAGAAAAAAGTAAATGCTTATAATATTTCTCTTGATGAAGTACTGCGTGTATTTTCAGAAGTATCATATATATTTCCTCTTGGTAAAATAGAAAACCTCAAACAGCAGTACTATATCTCTGCTCACAATGACAAAAGACAGTCTTATGAGCTTGAAAGTACTATCTTAAACATAGATAATCAACGCATCGAACTAAAAGACATAGCTAAAATAACTAAGAGATATGAAGATGCATCTACACTTGCAAGTATGAATGGGAATAACTCTATCACACTTGCCGTTTCACAAAATCCAAAAGGTGATGCAGTTAAAATAGCCGAAGATATCAAAACACTCATATCCAAGATGAAAGTAAAAGGTGTTAACTTCGATGTCAGAATGGATAAATCAACTGTTATAAAAGATAGACTAAATATTGTTATCTCTAACATCCTACTTGGTGTGATTCTGATTACTGTACTAACTGCAATACTTATAAATATCCGTATTGCTTTTATTATCGCTTTGGGTATTCCAACATCTTTTGTTATGGGTGCTATTTACTTCTACTTTACAGGGCACAGTATCAATGTCAACTCTCTTGTTGGTGTGCTTATTGCCATTGGTATTATCGTCGATGATGCTATTGTTGTGAGTGAAAATATACAACAGTACATAGAAAAAGGTTATTCCCCAAGAGAAGCTGCGTTTTTGGGTACAAAAGAGATGGCTAAACCTGTGACTATTGCATCTATAACAACTCTCTTTTCTTTTATACCTCTACTGATGCTAAGTGGAAGACTTGGAGAGATAATACAGCTTATACCAATAGCATTCTCCGCTCTTGTTATAGCTTCACTTATAGAGTCGTTTATATTTTTACCTATTCACGCTTCACACACTCTCTCGGCAAAATCAAGGACTCTCTCGTGGGACAGAGTAAATGCACTCTACCTAAGAGTTCTCATACAACTTGTAAAGTATCAAAAGACTTTCTTACTTACATTTGTAATAATCGTACCTACCCTGATTTACTACGGTATAAAAAGTTCAAAGTATCAAATGTTTCAGCCATTTGATTCTTCATCAATTAATATAACTTTTAAGGCTAAGCCTACAACTACTTTAGAAGAATCACTAGAGATTATTCAGACTTTAGAAAAAAGTATTTTAAAAGAGAAAGATAGATTTTTTCTAAAACATGTAAGTTCTACTGCCGGATATAGAAGAAGTGCGACAGGTTCTGCTGAGATGTATCCTTATGTAGGATATATCTCTCTTGAACTGCATAAAATGGAACCTTCAAACTTTGTAGACAAATATATTACTCCGTACCTTAGTTTCTATTATGACCCTACTGACAGAGTAAGAGATAAATCTTCACAAGCAATATCTAAAGACCTTAGAACTTGGCTCAAAGAGCAAAAATACAAAAAAAGCTTTAACCTAAGCAACCTAATGGTTGTTGAGAGAAAAATGGGACATACAAAAGCTGATATACGCATCGGTATCATCAGTGAAGATTATCAAAAGGCTATAAAGACCATACGAGAAATAGAAAACAGTTTCTCTAAAATAGACGGTATAAAGTACTTTGGAGACAATGTTAAAACAGGACTTGATGAGATAAAGATAAAACTAAATTCTTACGGTGAAGATTTAGGTATTACAGAGAGTTCTCTTGGTAAATATATATCCGGTCTATACCTCACAAGAAAAGTTGGTACTATCTTTGACGGGAACGAACTTGTAGATGTAAAAGTAAAATCATTCAATATTGAAGATGACTTGGAGAGTTTTAAAAGACTGGAGATTCCTCTTAAAGATGGTGTCTTTGTAAAGTTAAAAGATATATGTGAGTTTGAAAAAGTTGAGTCTCTGGAGAGACTTGTTAAAGATGATGGCGAAACTAACTTTTATGTCTTTGCTAATGTAAATCCTTCCATAGTAACAGCAACAGAGGTTTTACAAATGATATCTCCAACTATCAAAAAGCTAAAAGAAGTAAAGGGTATAAAACTCAAATTTAAAGGTGAGAGAGAGCAAAAAAGAGTTATGCAGACTGAAATGATTTTAGCATCTGGACTTGCTGTTATACTTATATTTATATCTATACTCTACCTTTTTAACTCTATAAGAGAGACTATGATAGTTATGTCTGTTATTCCTTTTTCTCTTCTTGGTGTCTATGCAGGGCATTTTATTATGGGTTTAAATATTTCACTACCATCTCTCATCGGTGCATTAGGATTAGCCGGAGTTATTGTCAATGACGGTATTATTATGATGGCAACTATAAAAAAGGCAAAGACTAAAGATGATATATTTCTTCTTGCTCCAAGAAGGCTGAGACCTATTATGCTAACTTCTATCACAACTATTATAGGTCTATCATCTCTGATATTTTTTGCAACAGCACAAGCTGTAACATTTCAGCCTTTGGCAGTTACCATAGGTTTTGGACTTTTGTGGGGGACTATACTAAATCTTTTTTATCTCCCGACAATGTATAACTTTTTCCATAAGTACAGGGCAGATTCATGA
- a CDS encoding energy transducer TonB, producing MNRYISSFIISSIFYLTIITGLIYFVSIDDSCKADVNIKATKRVCFSIVTQPETSKPKIEKKTKPKKKPKSKPKSKPKPKPKPKPKMLPVSVKEELIPELIPEPIVEGTEVVEEETKEVVEPITEAQNKINHEVVQAKQDLFISHLIHKINSNKSYPNMARRRGIEGLVNVKFKILSDGNVEDIKIVSGRSIFKKSTIEAISRSFPVIVKDSLFDFPREFKINISYILK from the coding sequence ATGAACAGATATATCTCATCATTTATAATCAGTTCTATTTTTTATTTAACCATAATTACAGGACTAATTTATTTTGTAAGTATTGATGACAGTTGCAAAGCAGATGTAAACATAAAGGCAACTAAAAGAGTCTGCTTCTCTATCGTAACACAACCGGAGACTTCTAAGCCAAAAATAGAAAAAAAAACTAAGCCAAAGAAAAAACCAAAATCAAAACCAAAATCAAAACCAAAACCGAAACCAAAACCGAAACCAAAGATGTTACCTGTTTCGGTTAAAGAAGAGCTTATTCCGGAACTAATACCAGAGCCTATAGTAGAGGGAACAGAAGTAGTTGAAGAAGAAACTAAAGAGGTTGTTGAGCCTATCACAGAGGCTCAAAACAAAATCAATCATGAAGTTGTTCAGGCAAAACAAGATCTGTTTATTAGTCATTTAATCCATAAAATAAATAGTAATAAGTCCTATCCAAATATGGCTAGAAGAAGAGGGATAGAGGGTCTTGTAAATGTTAAGTTCAAGATACTATCAGATGGTAATGTAGAAGACATTAAAATAGTTTCAGGAAGAAGTATCTTTAAAAAATCAACGATAGAGGCAATTTCTAGAAGTTTTCCTGTTATCGTAAAAGATTCACTATTTGACTTCCCAAGAGAATTCAAAATAAATATTTCATATATTTTAAAATAA
- a CDS encoding SAM-dependent methyltransferase, translating to MKNNSTLFSEYMNEWLYGKDGYYTKYKNIGKKGDFYTAVSTSKFFGGTIAKHIISLVDEGFLHKNSVICEIGAHHGYFLADVIEFIFTLRPKLLNTLKFVIIERFDDLQEQQRNYFQSSFGDVVSLTHYKSLDELKCENAFFIANEIFDAFSCELFYKGKTARVDGHEIEFDVDNEWVKQKAQKYNKSRGEIALGYEEFALSMAKSCKKFEFMSFDYGEMQARPDFSLRVYENHNVIPFFQEDIKREELFKKSDITYDVTFEHVKDAYEEAGVEFIELKAQMVALIDMGILNLLEILKDNADEKIYEQELQKAKMLIMPNFLGERFKMIKFRKIF from the coding sequence ATGAAAAATAATAGTACTCTTTTCAGTGAGTATATGAATGAATGGCTCTATGGCAAAGATGGTTATTATACTAAATATAAAAATATTGGAAAAAAAGGTGACTTTTATACTGCTGTAAGTACAAGTAAATTTTTTGGTGGAACAATAGCAAAACATATTATCTCTTTAGTTGATGAAGGCTTTTTGCATAAAAATAGTGTTATTTGTGAGATTGGTGCTCATCATGGATACTTTTTAGCAGATGTTATTGAGTTTATATTTACTCTTAGACCGAAACTTCTAAATACTCTGAAGTTTGTCATCATAGAAAGGTTTGATGACCTTCAAGAGCAGCAGAGAAACTATTTTCAAAGCTCTTTTGGAGATGTTGTTTCTCTTACTCATTATAAATCTTTAGATGAGTTGAAATGTGAAAATGCTTTTTTTATAGCAAATGAAATATTTGATGCTTTTTCTTGTGAGCTTTTTTATAAAGGTAAAACAGCAAGAGTTGATGGGCATGAAATAGAGTTTGATGTAGATAATGAATGGGTAAAACAAAAAGCACAAAAGTATAACAAATCAAGAGGTGAAATTGCCCTTGGTTATGAAGAGTTCGCTTTAAGTATGGCTAAATCTTGTAAAAAGTTTGAGTTTATGAGCTTTGATTATGGAGAGATGCAAGCTCGACCTGACTTTTCATTGAGAGTTTATGAAAACCATAATGTAATACCATTTTTCCAAGAAGATATAAAACGAGAAGAGTTATTTAAAAAATCTGATATTACTTATGATGTTACATTTGAGCATGTTAAAGATGCTTATGAAGAAGCTGGAGTAGAGTTTATAGAGCTAAAGGCTCAAATGGTCGCTCTTATAGATATGGGTATTTTAAACCTACTAGAGATTCTAAAGGACAATGCTGATGAAAAGATTTATGAACAAGAACTCCAAAAAGCGAAGATGCTGATAATGCCAAATTTTTTAGGTGAACGGTTTAAGATGATTAAGTTTAGAAAAATATTTTAA
- a CDS encoding TolC family protein, translating to MKVLTPLIVLLALCSLAYGENENNEALDKYISKNKKEQFGYDYDKVEAESSKLRDSWISPINLNYSYSKSTPYQNEQTAEQANIKMDQAIFASGGIYYGIKFAQASQKYSNYSVDVAKRKLVKDAISLLMQIKQMDLKVKRQNLQIKNSEISLAQKKEQYLNGQLDSGFLDNAVIERNFVIQALYDIETNQERLISKFNAISDMDYASAFVPHLKELTKENFLKYNIVLSMSQSDIEKNRYNKNVTISKYLPRVNFIAGYNFDKTQNQQFGNTGATTSGNTDYYNYGLRATMPLDINTFNDIEVSKVEYLKSKVMIKDTKRELVAIFEQVTQNIQNFQKKKTLSKENADIYKKLLLETKDMYSAGYKTHYDVSLLENSVNIQNIDAQIFEIDKQLELLTLYEMYKNEK from the coding sequence ATGAAGGTTTTAACTCCCTTAATCGTGCTGTTAGCTCTTTGTAGTCTAGCTTACGGTGAAAACGAAAACAATGAAGCTCTAGATAAGTATATATCAAAAAATAAAAAAGAGCAGTTTGGTTATGATTATGATAAAGTTGAAGCAGAGAGTTCTAAGCTTCGTGATTCTTGGATTTCACCAATTAATCTAAACTATAGCTATTCCAAGAGTACCCCTTATCAGAACGAGCAAACTGCAGAGCAAGCTAACATAAAGATGGATCAAGCTATTTTTGCAAGTGGTGGAATTTACTATGGTATAAAGTTTGCACAAGCTTCTCAAAAATACTCCAACTACTCTGTTGATGTTGCAAAAAGAAAGCTTGTTAAAGATGCTATTTCTCTTTTAATGCAGATAAAGCAGATGGATTTAAAAGTAAAAAGACAAAATCTTCAAATTAAAAACTCTGAAATTTCACTGGCACAAAAAAAAGAGCAATATTTAAATGGACAACTTGATTCAGGTTTTTTAGATAATGCTGTGATTGAGAGAAACTTTGTTATTCAAGCTCTTTATGACATAGAGACAAATCAAGAAAGACTTATCTCAAAGTTCAATGCTATAAGTGATATGGATTATGCAAGTGCATTCGTTCCTCATCTAAAAGAACTTACAAAAGAGAATTTTTTAAAGTATAACATAGTTTTAAGTATGTCGCAAAGCGATATAGAGAAAAATAGATACAATAAAAATGTAACTATCTCAAAATATTTACCACGGGTTAATTTTATTGCTGGATATAATTTTGATAAAACCCAAAATCAGCAGTTTGGAAATACAGGAGCTACGACCTCAGGAAATACAGATTATTATAACTATGGTCTTCGTGCAACAATGCCACTTGATATAAATACTTTTAATGATATAGAAGTGTCAAAAGTTGAGTATCTAAAATCAAAAGTAATGATTAAAGATACAAAAAGAGAATTGGTAGCTATTTTTGAACAAGTTACGCAAAATATTCAAAATTTTCAAAAGAAAAAAACTCTAAGTAAAGAAAATGCTGATATATATAAAAAGCTGCTTTTAGAAACAAAAGATATGTATAGTGCAGGGTATAAGACTCATTATGATGTTTCACTACTTGAAAATTCTGTAAATATTCAAAACATAGATGCTCAAATTTTTGAAATAGATAAACAACTTGAACTATTAACACTATACGAGATGTACAAAAATGAAAAATAA
- a CDS encoding aspartate aminotransferase family protein: MSNTQELDKKYVLPTYARADVEFVSGENATLVDSNGKKYIDFTSGIGVVSVGHANKLVNEAICKQISNLTHTSNLYNIAPQAKVAQKIVNTSGYEMQCFFGNSGAEANEGAIKIARKYGEINGEVKRYKIITLQHSFHGRTITTVKATGQAEMHNYFGPFPDGFVYADTISDIEGLLDNHTTAVMIELVQGEGGVQPQDKKEVQALAKLLKSKNVLLIVDEVQTGVYRTGEFLASQVYDIKPDIITLAKGLGGGVPIGVVMTSLKDVLSAGDHGSTFGGNYLSSSAACSVIDILNELKSKGTLDKTIEYFNEKLDAFFNNNKKLFTKKVGIGLMCGLRAKDGDILSTILSNAKDEGVMVLKAGKNTLRFLPPLTITKEEIDEGFNSLNRAVSSL, from the coding sequence ATGAGTAATACACAAGAGTTAGATAAAAAATATGTTTTACCTACATATGCAAGAGCAGATGTAGAGTTTGTAAGTGGTGAAAATGCAACTTTAGTAGATTCAAATGGAAAAAAATATATTGATTTCACATCTGGTATCGGTGTTGTTAGTGTTGGTCATGCAAATAAACTTGTAAATGAAGCTATTTGTAAGCAAATATCAAATCTTACACATACTTCTAATCTTTATAATATTGCACCACAAGCTAAGGTTGCACAAAAAATCGTAAATACTAGTGGTTATGAGATGCAATGCTTTTTTGGAAATAGTGGAGCAGAAGCAAATGAAGGTGCAATTAAAATAGCTAGAAAATATGGTGAAATTAATGGTGAAGTAAAGAGATACAAAATTATAACTTTACAACATTCTTTCCATGGTAGAACAATTACAACAGTAAAAGCAACAGGTCAAGCAGAAATGCATAACTATTTTGGACCTTTTCCTGATGGTTTTGTATATGCAGATACTATAAGTGATATAGAAGGCTTGCTTGATAATCACACAACTGCTGTAATGATAGAACTTGTTCAAGGTGAGGGCGGAGTTCAACCACAAGACAAAAAAGAGGTTCAAGCCTTAGCAAAACTTTTAAAATCTAAAAATGTTCTTCTTATTGTTGATGAAGTACAAACAGGTGTATATAGAACAGGTGAGTTTTTAGCTTCACAAGTTTACGACATTAAACCCGATATTATTACTTTAGCAAAAGGTCTTGGTGGAGGTGTTCCTATCGGTGTAGTAATGACTTCATTAAAAGATGTTTTGAGTGCTGGTGATCATGGTTCAACTTTTGGTGGTAACTACCTTAGTTCTAGTGCGGCTTGCAGTGTTATAGATATACTAAATGAGCTAAAAAGTAAAGGAACCCTTGATAAAACAATAGAGTATTTCAATGAAAAATTAGATGCTTTTTTTAATAATAATAAAAAATTATTTACAAAAAAAGTTGGAATTGGTCTGATGTGTGGTCTTCGTGCAAAAGATGGAGATATTTTATCTACTATTTTGTCAAATGCAAAAGATGAAGGTGTAATGGTTCTCAAAGCTGGAAAAAATACACTAAGATTTTTACCACCACTTACAATAACAAAAGAGGAAATTGATGAAGGTTTTAACTCCCTTAATCGTGCTGTTAGCTCTTTGTAG
- a CDS encoding molybdopterin-dependent oxidoreductase codes for MLENTTACPLDCYDACLIFYEDGKLKALKKGHTNGFLCPHMNHFEKNDFISTPRYKGKEITIEEALEHLELMLKESNPNEVLHYKGSGNFSLLQDTAEHFFASFGATLTNGSLCDGAGEAGIIEGRGSNKNMPFSEIEKSEVIIFWGRNPHTTSSHLLPIIKNKTIIVIDPIKTKIAKMADLHIQIKPHRDLFLAMLLSRFLYIYDTHNEEYLEKFASEYEDYHELTQSIRIVPTLNEMDVNLSQIEKVLELVEGKKVSIICGVGIQKYVDGADVIRAIDAFGVMLGLFGKEGSGVAYLGSSKEKITSPFFTDAKRVSKVDTEFSDFETVFIQGANPLSQMPDSFRVKKSISKTKNVIYFGLYENETSQIADLIIPAKSFLYKDDVRTSYSHNSINFMPKQKETNVGISEYDLSSYFCTIYNIKLESEEFYINYFKSFAQEGEDGLYEVKGREKIPYKDGFDTEDSKFLFLDEVDCDIPKSTKLHLITSKSPLSLNSQFHRDNSVYLHSSLGFVENEKVFISSVSGSVELRVKVEDDLREDCVLIFSGTKGVNNLTSSKHSYEGKNAIYQENRVEVNR; via the coding sequence ATGCTAGAAAACACTACGGCATGTCCTCTTGATTGTTATGATGCTTGTTTGATTTTTTATGAAGATGGAAAGCTAAAAGCTTTAAAAAAAGGTCATACTAATGGTTTTTTATGTCCACATATGAATCATTTTGAAAAAAATGATTTCATTTCTACTCCTAGATACAAAGGTAAAGAGATTACTATTGAAGAAGCTTTAGAGCATCTAGAGTTGATGTTAAAAGAATCAAACCCAAATGAAGTTTTACATTATAAAGGTAGTGGAAATTTTTCTCTACTCCAAGATACAGCTGAACACTTTTTTGCTTCATTTGGAGCAACTTTAACTAATGGAAGCTTATGTGATGGTGCTGGTGAAGCAGGAATCATAGAAGGTCGAGGTAGCAATAAAAATATGCCTTTTAGTGAGATAGAAAAATCTGAAGTAATTATATTTTGGGGAAGAAATCCGCATACAACTTCTAGTCATCTTCTTCCTATTATAAAAAATAAAACTATTATTGTAATTGATCCTATTAAAACAAAAATAGCAAAAATGGCGGACTTACATATACAGATAAAACCTCATAGAGATTTATTTTTAGCTATGTTACTTAGTAGGTTTTTATATATCTATGATACTCATAATGAAGAGTATTTAGAAAAATTTGCAAGTGAATATGAAGATTATCATGAACTTACTCAAAGTATTAGAATAGTTCCAACTTTAAATGAAATGGATGTAAATTTATCCCAAATAGAAAAAGTTTTAGAGTTAGTTGAAGGAAAAAAAGTATCTATTATTTGTGGTGTTGGAATTCAAAAGTATGTTGATGGAGCTGATGTAATTAGAGCGATAGATGCCTTTGGGGTTATGCTTGGTCTTTTTGGTAAAGAAGGAAGTGGAGTAGCTTATTTAGGATCTTCAAAAGAAAAAATAACTTCACCTTTTTTCACAGATGCTAAGAGAGTATCAAAAGTTGATACGGAGTTTTCTGACTTTGAAACTGTTTTTATTCAAGGTGCAAATCCTCTCTCCCAGATGCCAGATAGTTTTAGGGTTAAAAAATCTATTTCCAAAACTAAAAATGTTATTTATTTTGGTTTGTATGAAAATGAAACAAGTCAAATAGCAGACCTTATTATTCCAGCAAAAAGTTTTTTATATAAAGATGATGTAAGAACTTCTTATTCTCATAATTCAATAAATTTTATGCCAAAGCAAAAAGAAACAAATGTTGGGATAAGTGAGTATGATTTAAGTTCTTATTTTTGTACAATATATAATATAAAGTTAGAATCAGAAGAATTTTATATAAATTATTTTAAAAGTTTTGCACAAGAAGGTGAAGATGGACTTTATGAAGTTAAAGGCAGAGAAAAAATTCCATATAAAGATGGTTTTGACACAGAAGATAGTAAGTTTTTATTTTTAGATGAAGTAGATTGCGATATTCCTAAAAGTACTAAACTACATCTTATAACTTCAAAAAGCCCACTAAGCTTAAACTCACAGTTTCATAGAGATAATAGTGTATATCTTCATAGTTCATTAGGTTTTGTGGAAAATGAAAAAGTTTTTATATCTTCTGTAAGTGGAAGTGTAGAGCTAAGGGTTAAAGTTGAAGATGATTTAAGAGAAGATTGTGTTTTAATTTTTAGCGGAACAAAAGGTGTTAATAACTTAACATCTTCAAAGCATTCGTACGAAGGTAAAAATGCTATATATCAAGAAAATAGAGTAGAGGTAAATAGATGA
- a CDS encoding HlyD family secretion protein — translation MKILITLFLMFTLSYSKVYYAKVEPYELRDIASNVSGLVLFIDEDKIGKKLSSKAYIRIDSELDSKELIFIEEKLTYLNEIVKVNADVLKNLDKSLTRKRENYKRIEGLKFKSVVEKDREYHELVSSENSYLNTQKEIQNLNVQIADLKLRKAHLKRSVKDKNISNKGFVLYEILVKVGQVVGISTPLAKVADTSRAKLTIYLDEVDVASAKNKIVYINGEKTSYKVSRTLNIADSKNISKYMAQVIIKSPKLFSKLVTVELKDK, via the coding sequence GTGAAAATTTTAATAACTCTTTTTTTAATGTTTACTCTCTCTTATTCTAAAGTATATTATGCCAAAGTTGAACCTTACGAACTAAGAGATATAGCTTCAAATGTTTCTGGTTTAGTGCTTTTTATAGATGAAGACAAAATAGGTAAAAAGCTATCTTCAAAAGCATACATACGCATAGATTCTGAACTTGATTCAAAAGAATTAATTTTTATAGAGGAAAAACTTACATATCTAAATGAGATAGTAAAAGTAAATGCAGATGTTTTAAAAAACTTAGATAAATCTTTAACTAGAAAAAGAGAAAACTATAAACGAATTGAAGGCTTAAAGTTTAAGTCAGTTGTTGAAAAAGATAGAGAGTATCATGAGCTAGTTTCTAGTGAAAATTCATACCTAAATACACAAAAAGAGATACAAAATTTAAATGTACAAATCGCAGACTTAAAACTTAGAAAAGCTCATCTAAAAAGAAGTGTTAAAGATAAAAACATAAGTAACAAAGGATTTGTTTTATATGAAATTCTAGTAAAAGTAGGGCAGGTTGTTGGCATATCTACTCCTCTTGCAAAAGTCGCCGATACTTCAAGAGCAAAATTGACTATATATCTTGATGAAGTAGATGTTGCGAGTGCAAAAAATAAAATTGTTTATATTAATGGAGAAAAAACTTCATATAAAGTTTCAAGAACATTAAATATTGCAGATTCAAAGAATATTTCAAAATATATGGCACAAGTAATTATTAAATCTCCAAAACTTTTCTCAAAGCTCGTTACCGTAGAACTAAAAGATAAGTAG
- a CDS encoding chemotaxis protein has protein sequence MSVLDNVDASTNLAKNNELQLLVFRISHSDESAYYAINVFKTREVVESRNHFLTQIPSAHPLLEGSIILRGLQMPVLNLPAWLGKSLTKEELALSNILICDFNGIVIGLRIMSAFRVIKKNWNEMHAPDAYRLRDDGVVMNDTKLDDGSLCLILDYEKLLADVIPQAMVNVFESPTNLHNINIPLKLQHGEVLIAEDSKTAQKHLQQIFKNSNINIKMFDNGKLLVDYIKEMPDCSIIPAIITDIEMPEMSGFTVLKTLREFAGTKLTPIIVNSSMTGHNNKREAEVLGASGFIDKTKSHDVIPLIVKTMNAVDQ, from the coding sequence ATGTCAGTTTTAGATAATGTAGACGCATCCACAAACTTAGCAAAAAACAATGAGCTTCAACTTTTGGTATTTAGAATTAGTCATAGCGATGAATCTGCTTATTATGCAATCAATGTTTTTAAGACAAGAGAAGTAGTTGAATCTAGAAATCATTTTTTAACCCAGATACCTTCAGCACATCCTCTTTTAGAAGGATCAATAATACTTCGTGGTCTTCAAATGCCTGTGCTAAATCTTCCAGCATGGCTTGGTAAAAGTCTTACAAAAGAAGAACTAGCCTTATCTAATATACTTATTTGTGATTTCAATGGTATTGTTATTGGACTTAGAATTATGTCAGCTTTTAGAGTTATAAAGAAAAACTGGAATGAAATGCACGCTCCAGACGCTTACAGACTAAGAGATGATGGGGTAGTAATGAATGATACAAAACTAGATGATGGTTCACTTTGCCTTATACTTGATTATGAAAAATTACTAGCAGATGTCATTCCTCAGGCAATGGTTAACGTTTTTGAGTCTCCTACAAATTTACACAATATTAATATACCACTTAAGCTACAACATGGTGAAGTTTTAATAGCAGAAGACTCAAAAACTGCACAAAAACATTTACAACAAATTTTCAAAAATTCGAATATCAATATTAAGATGTTTGATAATGGAAAATTATTAGTTGATTACATTAAAGAAATGCCTGATTGTTCTATTATTCCAGCTATTATTACAGATATTGAAATGCCAGAAATGTCTGGGTTCACAGTGTTAAAAACTTTAAGAGAATTTGCAGGAACTAAGCTTACACCAATTATAGTAAATAGTTCTATGACAGGTCATAACAATAAAAGAGAAGCTGAAGTTTTAGGTGCTAGTGGCTTTATAGACAAAACAAAAAGTCATGATGTCATTCCACTCATCGTAAAAACTATGAATGCAGTTGATCAGTAG